The genome window TATACCCAAGAAGTCTTGCCTTCCGTCTTTGCTCTATGACttgcagtgtttcattagttAGCCACGATTTCTTTGGATAACTCCTTTTCCCAAGCACTAGTTGTGCTGCTTCACTGGTCtgcaatttaaaatgcttccagAGATCTTCGCTACTATTAAGTGAGCCAAGGGCCTCGAAGCGATTCGATATCTCGATACTGTACTTCTGGCGAGTATCTGGTTCCTTTAGTTTCCCAATATCTGCAGCGACGGGTTTTCTTTTCGATCGTTGTGCATGGAGGCGAAGCCTCAGATCGGCGCACACAAGCCTATGGTCTGCTTTTCCAAGCTCTGCTGATCCGTAAGTTCTGCAGTTCTTCACCAATGATCTCCAGCGTTTGGAAATAATGACGTAGTCAATCATCTTCTTTGTATGACCGCCATTACTATACCACGTGTACTGATGAATAATTTTGCGTTGGAAGTAGGTGTTTGCAATGTAGAGGTCGTGAGATCAGCACAGTTCAAAATCTTTCTGACGTCGTCAGCATGTCCATTGACGCGCGATGGTCgagatcttaaaagggaatccGGGTCCGAGGCTATATTGTCACTTTTCGTAGCACTTAATTTTCGGGTGGAGGGTCGCTAGCCCAACCGATCCTAGGCCTGTAATCTGATTAGAGCTAGGTTGAACCTAGGTACTGAGATTCCCGGGGTGGGCTCCACCCGCCACACGCGGTTGCGGCCGTCCTGATCGGAGTGTTTAGTTAGGGGAGAAACCCCATATCCAGAGGCACGTGGTCAGCAGACAGAGTCTGCCTCATTCCGGACGAACtatttttcagtatatttttcactattttttctagtatgggattaaataaaaaaacaagttttttaaatgaaagtaaggagcaacattaaaacttaaaacgaacagaaattactccgtatatgaaaggggcttttccttctcaacgcctcgctctttacgctaaagtttgactcttcctcttaacttaacatcttaaaacagtaaaaaactttagcgtaaagagcggggtgttgaggaggaaaagcccctttcatatacggagtaatttttgttcgctttaagttttaatgtcgctccttactttcatttataaaaacttattttttttttatttaatttccggacgttttttaattaatgcatgttttgatcttggctctcagcacataaaaaattaaaatgaaatttgcatattaattttttttggctaaatggctttctcatagtttaatcggaagattttgagaaaaaagaagcgagggaggaagcctagttgccctccaattttttgattacttaaaaaggcaactagaacttttaattttttacgaacattttcattagtaaaaaatatacgtaattaaacgaattaacttacgtaacgaacttctatattcgtatgtttttattgcgtatatgagggggttcacccctcgtcgatacctcgctctttacattaaagcttaaattctttcccagttccttaagaatgacccttgaatcacaaaggccgtagaataaatagttgaaattactaaaaatactttagcgtaaagagcgaggtattacgaggaggtaaacccctcttatgcgtaataatttctgcttgtttttagttttaatgctgctcctcactttcagtagaaaaaaaaacttttcataattattttttcattgtttttttttaaataaggctaaaaaatcctgcgcccccttcatagaaattctcttcccaaTTGAgtagtttttccatggaaagatcttcccacataaccccccACCCACCTCAACTTTctctcccaaaccaaaaaattccccctgaaaacatccttacacttcccagtaaccattactatatgtaaacacaggtcaaagtttttaacttgcaacccctcccacggggactgtgggggagtaagtcgtccccaaagacatagttattaggtttttcgactatagtgaataaaatggctttctcagaattttgaactggtgactttggggaaaatatgagcgtgggagggggcctatgtgccctccagtttttttggtcacttaaaaagggcactaaaacctttcatttccgttagaatgagccctcttgcgacattctaggaccacttggtcgatacgatgatccctggaaaaaaaaaagcacgcacccgtgatttttcttctggcaaaaaatgcgaaattccacatttttgtagattggagcttaaaacttctaaaactaggttctctgataagctgaatctgatggtgtgattttcgttaagattgtatgacttttagggggtgttttcgcCTATTTTCtcaaatgaggcaaattttctcaggctcgtaacttttgataggtataactaatcttgatgaaacttatatatttaaaatcagcattaaaatgcgattttttttatgtaactattggtatcaaaattccattttctttagtttcggttactattgagccaggtcgctccttactacagttcgttaccacgaactgtttgataattgatGACAGAGGTTCTGAGCAtgagcttaaaaataaactaagttCCGCTGTAGTGCTGCTAGATGTCTCAATTCCAAAATGGGGGACGAAACTACGAGTTTGTCAAAATGAGAATACATTGCCGTTCAAATAGGCTAGTATGAAGTAGTTGTTGGTTGAAGTTCTGAATTTGAGCTAAAGAATAACCAAAGTTGTACCGTATTTTCGCTGGGTGCCTCAAATCCAAAATGGTAGCCGAAAATACGACTTTGTCAAAATGAGAAGACATGGTCTCTCAAACAGTCTAGTATGGGGTAATTAATGAAAGAGGCTCTGATTATGAGGCTCACTGAAGCAGCTGTAAATTTACAGgcctataaaacaaaattgggtACTTACGTGTTACTTTGACCTcactttgttcttgatctgtaaaGAAaccaattttgtttgtttactcGGATCTAATTAGCTTAGTCTAAACTACTATGCATGCATATTTTGATCAAACATTTAATATAGACTACAGAGTTGGTTAGGTTTGGTTTTTAACATAACG of Artemia franciscana chromosome 3, ASM3288406v1, whole genome shotgun sequence contains these proteins:
- the LOC136025522 gene encoding uncharacterized protein LOC136025522, which encodes MIDYVIISKRWRSLVKNCRTYGSAELGKADHRLVCADLRLRLHAQRSKRKPVAADIGKLKEPDTRQKYSIEISNRFEALGSLNSSEDLWKHFKLQTSEAAQLVLGKRSYPKKSWLTNETLQVIEQRRKARLLGYMTTYRRLNGVRNRLNHRDRTQFVARKADEIELAAKKKDNGQPIQASPRPH